The following are from one region of the Cloacibacterium sp. TD35 genome:
- a CDS encoding DUF4268 domain-containing protein yields MFSKEEAAKIKKEFWTSFGKSFPKKWILYDTKIKDFAFKFYCDNKKAEVSIDIEMKDEIFRNAYYEKLWSLEGILEDELKCEVYKDEFYTLENGKVISRFWVEKHGVSIYNKNTWREIFEFFVEKMTAFEMVYYEYEDFIKDV; encoded by the coding sequence ATGTTCAGCAAAGAAGAAGCTGCAAAAATAAAAAAGGAATTTTGGACCAGTTTCGGGAAGTCGTTTCCGAAGAAATGGATTTTGTACGATACTAAAATCAAAGATTTCGCTTTTAAATTCTATTGTGATAACAAAAAAGCTGAGGTTTCTATAGACATAGAAATGAAAGATGAAATCTTCAGAAATGCTTATTATGAAAAGCTTTGGTCTTTAGAAGGGATTTTAGAAGATGAACTGAAATGCGAGGTGTATAAAGATGAATTCTACACCTTAGAAAACGGAAAAGTGATTTCTAGATTTTGGGTGGAAAAACATGGAGTTTCCATCTACAATAAAAACACGTGGCGAGAAATTTTCGAATTTTTTGTCGAAAAAATGACTGCTTTTGAAATGGTGTATTATGAATACGAAGATTTTATAAAAGATGTGTAA